A region of Arabidopsis thaliana chromosome 5, partial sequence DNA encodes the following proteins:
- a CDS encoding Core-2/I-branching beta-1,6-N-acetylglucosaminyltransferase family protein yields the protein MKKKVSQQKLLYRWKRKVYATLMFAFCFGTFVFIQARFASIQARFNRISASLDSLKKPRLDQRPQIAFLFIARNRLPLEFVWDAFFKGEDGKFSIYVHSRPGFVLNEATTRSKYFLDRQLNDSIQVDWGESTMIEAERVLLRHALRDSFNHRFVFLSDSCIPLYSFSYTYNYIMSTPTSFVDSFADTKDSRYNPRMNPIIPVRNWRKGSQRKSLPEFWRDRPVPAEGWKEHNCIPDEHYVQTLLSQKGVDSELTRRSLTHSAWDLSSSKSNERRGWHPMTYKFSDATPDLIQSIKGIDNINYETEYRREWCSSKGKPSPCFLFARKFTRPAALRLLREVNFSFTIIA from the exons atgaagaagaaggtgtcTCAGCAGAAGTTACTGTACAGATGGAAGAGGAAGGTATACGCCACGTTGATGTTCGCTTTCTGCTTTGGGACTTTCGTATTTATACAAGCTCGTTTCGCATCTATACAAGCTCGTTTCAATCGAATCTCTGCGTCTCTCGATTCGCTTAAAAAGCCTCGTCTAGATCAGAGACCACAGATTGCCTTCCTCTTCATTGCCCGGAATCGACTCCCTCTCGAGTTTGTCTGGGATGCTTTCTTTAAG GGTGAGGATGGAAAGTTCTCAATATATGTTCATTCTAGACCTGGATTTGTTCTCAACGAGGCTACAACGCGATCCAAGTACTTTTTGGATCGGCAACTTAATGACAGTATACAG GTAGATTGGGGTGAATCAACCATGATTGAAGCAGAACGTGTATTGCTTAGACATGCACTTAGAGATTCATTTAATCACcgctttgtttttctttctgataG CTGCATACCTCTGTACAGTTTCAGCTACACGTATAACTACATCATGTCAACACCAACTAGTTTCGTTGATAG CTTTGCAGATACAAAAGATAGCCGTTATAATCCTAGAATGAATCCCATTATTCCTGTTCGTAACTGGAGAAAAGGATCACAG AGAAAATCACTTCCAGAGTTTTGGCGAGATCGTCCTGTA CCAGCTGAAGGTTGGAAGGAACACAACTGTATACCTGATGAGCACTATGTTCAGACATTGCTATCT CAAAAGGGTGTAGATAGCGAACTCACACGAAGATCACTGACACACTCAGCTTGGGACCTTTCATCCTCGAAAAGTAATGAACGTCGTGGATGGCATCCTATGACTTACAAGTTTTCTGATGCTACTCCTGATCTTATACAGTCCATTAAG GGAATCGACAATATCAACTACGAGACTGAATACCGGCGAGAATGGTGTAGCAGTAAAG
- a CDS encoding Core-2/I-branching beta-1,6-N-acetylglucosaminyltransferase family protein has translation MKKKVSQQKLLYRWKRKVYATLMFAFCFGTFVFIQARFASIQARFNRISASLDSLKKPRLDQRPQIAFLFIARNRLPLEFVWDAFFKGEDGKFSIYVHSRPGFVLNEATTRSKYFLDRQLNDSIQVDWGESTMIEAERVLLRHALRDSFNHRFVFLSDSCIPLYSFSYTYNYIMSTPTSFVDSFADTKDSRYNPRMNPIIPVRNWRKGSQWVVLNRKHAEIVVNDTSVFPMFQQHCRRKSLPEFWRDRPVPAEGWKEHNCIPDEHYVQTLLSQKGVDSELTRRSLTHSAWDLSSSKSNERRGWHPMTYKFSDATPDLIQSIKGIDNINYETEYRREWCSSKGKPSPCFLFARKFTRPAALRLLREVNFSFTIIA, from the exons atgaagaagaaggtgtcTCAGCAGAAGTTACTGTACAGATGGAAGAGGAAGGTATACGCCACGTTGATGTTCGCTTTCTGCTTTGGGACTTTCGTATTTATACAAGCTCGTTTCGCATCTATACAAGCTCGTTTCAATCGAATCTCTGCGTCTCTCGATTCGCTTAAAAAGCCTCGTCTAGATCAGAGACCACAGATTGCCTTCCTCTTCATTGCCCGGAATCGACTCCCTCTCGAGTTTGTCTGGGATGCTTTCTTTAAG GGTGAGGATGGAAAGTTCTCAATATATGTTCATTCTAGACCTGGATTTGTTCTCAACGAGGCTACAACGCGATCCAAGTACTTTTTGGATCGGCAACTTAATGACAGTATACAG GTAGATTGGGGTGAATCAACCATGATTGAAGCAGAACGTGTATTGCTTAGACATGCACTTAGAGATTCATTTAATCACcgctttgtttttctttctgataG CTGCATACCTCTGTACAGTTTCAGCTACACGTATAACTACATCATGTCAACACCAACTAGTTTCGTTGATAG CTTTGCAGATACAAAAGATAGCCGTTATAATCCTAGAATGAATCCCATTATTCCTGTTCGTAACTGGAGAAAAGGATCACAG TGGGTCGTTCTGAATAGAAAACACGCAGAAATTGTGGTGAATGATACCTCTGTCTTTCCTATGTTTCAGCAGCATTGCAGG AGAAAATCACTTCCAGAGTTTTGGCGAGATCGTCCTGTA CCAGCTGAAGGTTGGAAGGAACACAACTGTATACCTGATGAGCACTATGTTCAGACATTGCTATCT CAAAAGGGTGTAGATAGCGAACTCACACGAAGATCACTGACACACTCAGCTTGGGACCTTTCATCCTCGAAAAGTAATGAACGTCGTGGATGGCATCCTATGACTTACAAGTTTTCTGATGCTACTCCTGATCTTATACAGTCCATTAAG GGAATCGACAATATCAACTACGAGACTGAATACCGGCGAGAATGGTGTAGCAGTAAAG
- a CDS encoding Core-2/I-branching beta-1,6-N-acetylglucosaminyltransferase family protein (Core-2/I-branching beta-1,6-N-acetylglucosaminyltransferase family protein; CONTAINS InterPro DOMAIN/s: Core-2/I-Branching enzyme (InterPro:IPR021141); BEST Arabidopsis thaliana protein match is: Core-2/I-branching beta-1,6-N-acetylglucosaminyltransferase family protein (TAIR:AT1G11940.1); Has 574 Blast hits to 572 proteins in 18 species: Archae - 0; Bacteria - 0; Metazoa - 0; Fungi - 0; Plants - 548; Viruses - 0; Other Eukaryotes - 26 (source: NCBI BLink).) — protein MKKKVSQQKLLYRWKRKVYATLMFAFCFGTFVFIQARFASIQARFNRISASLDSLKKPRLDQRPQIAFLFIARNRLPLEFVWDAFFKGEDGKFSIYVHSRPGFVLNEATTRSKYFLDRQLNDSIQVDWGESTMIEAERVLLRHALRDSFNHRFVFLSDSCIPLYSFSYTYNYIMSTPTSFVDSFADTKDSRYNPRMNPIIPVRNWRKGSQWVVLNRKHAEIVVNDTSVFPMFQQHCRRKSLPEFWRDRPVPAEGWKEHNCIPDEHYVQTLLSQKGVDSELTRRSLTHSAWDLSSSKSNERRGWHPMTYKFSDATPDLIQSIKGIDNINYETEYRREWCSSKGKPSPCFLFARKFTRPAALRLLRETILLEGKEHDNK, from the exons atgaagaagaaggtgtcTCAGCAGAAGTTACTGTACAGATGGAAGAGGAAGGTATACGCCACGTTGATGTTCGCTTTCTGCTTTGGGACTTTCGTATTTATACAAGCTCGTTTCGCATCTATACAAGCTCGTTTCAATCGAATCTCTGCGTCTCTCGATTCGCTTAAAAAGCCTCGTCTAGATCAGAGACCACAGATTGCCTTCCTCTTCATTGCCCGGAATCGACTCCCTCTCGAGTTTGTCTGGGATGCTTTCTTTAAG GGTGAGGATGGAAAGTTCTCAATATATGTTCATTCTAGACCTGGATTTGTTCTCAACGAGGCTACAACGCGATCCAAGTACTTTTTGGATCGGCAACTTAATGACAGTATACAG GTAGATTGGGGTGAATCAACCATGATTGAAGCAGAACGTGTATTGCTTAGACATGCACTTAGAGATTCATTTAATCACcgctttgtttttctttctgataG CTGCATACCTCTGTACAGTTTCAGCTACACGTATAACTACATCATGTCAACACCAACTAGTTTCGTTGATAG CTTTGCAGATACAAAAGATAGCCGTTATAATCCTAGAATGAATCCCATTATTCCTGTTCGTAACTGGAGAAAAGGATCACAG TGGGTCGTTCTGAATAGAAAACACGCAGAAATTGTGGTGAATGATACCTCTGTCTTTCCTATGTTTCAGCAGCATTGCAGG AGAAAATCACTTCCAGAGTTTTGGCGAGATCGTCCTGTA CCAGCTGAAGGTTGGAAGGAACACAACTGTATACCTGATGAGCACTATGTTCAGACATTGCTATCT CAAAAGGGTGTAGATAGCGAACTCACACGAAGATCACTGACACACTCAGCTTGGGACCTTTCATCCTCGAAAAGTAATGAACGTCGTGGATGGCATCCTATGACTTACAAGTTTTCTGATGCTACTCCTGATCTTATACAGTCCATTAAG GGAATCGACAATATCAACTACGAGACTGAATACCGGCGAGAATGGTGTAGCAGTAAAG
- a CDS encoding Core-2/I-branching beta-1,6-N-acetylglucosaminyltransferase family protein (Core-2/I-branching beta-1,6-N-acetylglucosaminyltransferase family protein; CONTAINS InterPro DOMAIN/s: Core-2/I-Branching enzyme (InterPro:IPR021141); BEST Arabidopsis thaliana protein match is: Core-2/I-branching beta-1,6-N-acetylglucosaminyltransferase family protein (TAIR:AT1G11940.1); Has 576 Blast hits to 576 proteins in 20 species: Archae - 0; Bacteria - 4; Metazoa - 0; Fungi - 0; Plants - 546; Viruses - 0; Other Eukaryotes - 26 (source: NCBI BLink).) translates to MKKKVSQQKLLYRWKRKVYATLMFAFCFGTFVFIQARFASIQARFNRISASLDSLKKPRLDQRPQIAFLFIARNRLPLEFVWDAFFKGEDGKFSIYVHSRPGFVLNEATTRSKYFLDRQLNDSIQVDWGESTMIEAERVLLRHALRDSFNHRFVFLSDSCIPLYSFSYTYNYIMSTPTSFVDSFADTKDSRYNPRMNPIIPVRNWRKGSQWVVLNRKHAEIVVNDTSVFPMFQQHCRPAEGWKEHNCIPDEHYVQTLLSQKGVDSELTRRSLTHSAWDLSSSKSNERRGWHPMTYKFSDATPDLIQSIKVSIRKTNILFGRNETIHYNVCISFSFFLAMALALLQT, encoded by the exons atgaagaagaaggtgtcTCAGCAGAAGTTACTGTACAGATGGAAGAGGAAGGTATACGCCACGTTGATGTTCGCTTTCTGCTTTGGGACTTTCGTATTTATACAAGCTCGTTTCGCATCTATACAAGCTCGTTTCAATCGAATCTCTGCGTCTCTCGATTCGCTTAAAAAGCCTCGTCTAGATCAGAGACCACAGATTGCCTTCCTCTTCATTGCCCGGAATCGACTCCCTCTCGAGTTTGTCTGGGATGCTTTCTTTAAG GGTGAGGATGGAAAGTTCTCAATATATGTTCATTCTAGACCTGGATTTGTTCTCAACGAGGCTACAACGCGATCCAAGTACTTTTTGGATCGGCAACTTAATGACAGTATACAG GTAGATTGGGGTGAATCAACCATGATTGAAGCAGAACGTGTATTGCTTAGACATGCACTTAGAGATTCATTTAATCACcgctttgtttttctttctgataG CTGCATACCTCTGTACAGTTTCAGCTACACGTATAACTACATCATGTCAACACCAACTAGTTTCGTTGATAG CTTTGCAGATACAAAAGATAGCCGTTATAATCCTAGAATGAATCCCATTATTCCTGTTCGTAACTGGAGAAAAGGATCACAG TGGGTCGTTCTGAATAGAAAACACGCAGAAATTGTGGTGAATGATACCTCTGTCTTTCCTATGTTTCAGCAGCATTGCAGG CCAGCTGAAGGTTGGAAGGAACACAACTGTATACCTGATGAGCACTATGTTCAGACATTGCTATCT CAAAAGGGTGTAGATAGCGAACTCACACGAAGATCACTGACACACTCAGCTTGGGACCTTTCATCCTCGAAAAGTAATGAACGTCGTGGATGGCATCCTATGACTTACAAGTTTTCTGATGCTACTCCTGATCTTATACAGTCCATTAAGGTAAGCATCCGTAAGACCAACATTTTATTTGGTAGAAATGAAACTATCCATTACAATGTAtgtatctctttttctttttttcttgccaTGGCTTTAGCCCTCTTACaaacttaa
- a CDS encoding uncharacterized protein (unknown protein; Has 2 Blast hits to 2 proteins in 1 species: Archae - 0; Bacteria - 0; Metazoa - 0; Fungi - 0; Plants - 2; Viruses - 0; Other Eukaryotes - 0 (source: NCBI BLink).): MASNARESNYRKGLVIGKTNHVEEDELSAFTEETWRVRKK; this comes from the coding sequence ATGGCGTCGAACGCAAGGGAGAGTAATTACCGGAAAGGTTTGGTGATCGGGAAGACAAATCAcgtggaagaagatgagcttTCAGCTTTCACAGAGGAGACTTGGAGAGTGAGAAAGAAATAG